The DNA segment AAGTTATGAAATTAGAACCTATTCTGCCCTTCTAAAGGCAGGCGAGCTTACCGCGTCCGACCTGAGCCAAAAGTCAGGCGTGCCATACTCCAAGATATACGAGGTGCTCGGCTCACTTGAGGAAAAGGGCTGGATAGGCTCAGACGATTCCAGGCCGACCAAATATTTTGCAAAATCCCCCTCCACTGCGCTAGAAGTGACAAAGCAAAAGCTAGAGTCGGATTTTAAGGAAAACGAAAACGTCGTTCTGCGGGAATTGGTCCCGATGTACGAAAAAAGCGGCGTAAGCGAGCGCCCCGACATATGGGTGCTATCTGGAATAATGAACATCGCATCAAAGATTTTAGAGATGGTGGATACCTGCAAGAACGAGGTCCTAATAGCCATACCAAAGCCGAACGAGACCATAGTAAAGCAGGCGCTACCAAAGATGAGGCAGCTGCACGACAAGGGAGTAAGCATCACAATACTAATGTCCGACCAGATGGAAAAAGAGTCTCTCAAGGCGATCTCGCGCGTTGCAAGCGTCAAGGTCAAAAAGGGTCTCTTTGGCGGCGGCATAATATCAGACAAGCGATACGTGGTGATTCTGCTTGGACCAATTCAGAGCGAGAATACAGACGGCGAGGCAGTCGCCATTTGGGCAGACCA comes from the Candidatus Nitrosotenuis cloacae genome and includes:
- a CDS encoding TrmB family transcriptional regulator produces the protein MSISDNTRKSLEKIGLTSYEIRTYSALLKAGELTASDLSQKSGVPYSKIYEVLGSLEEKGWIGSDDSRPTKYFAKSPSTALEVTKQKLESDFKENENVVLRELVPMYEKSGVSERPDIWVLSGIMNIASKILEMVDTCKNEVLIAIPKPNETIVKQALPKMRQLHDKGVSITILMSDQMEKESLKAISRVASVKVKKGLFGGGIISDKRYVVILLGPIQSENTDGEAVAIWADHAGLAGFAKEYFEYLLKDAKSVE